The Chitinophaga lutea genome contains the following window.
ACCCTGTGTGCGTATTGGCAGGGCCCGCAGAAAGGGTTGCAGGCCACCACTATTTCCAGTGCGGCACCAGGGTTGCCGAAATGCAGTTCGTGCGGCATCGTGGCGGTATCTACCTGCTGCATGCGTTCCCACTGGGTAATGAAAAGCAGCGGGTCGCGCTTCCACCTGAGCAGGTCTTTGGCATGATCGCGTTTTTCCTTATCGTCTTTCAGCTGCGCTTTGACCGGCTGCATGGCAAGGCAGAGAATAGCCTGCACCGCGAGGAAATACCCGGTGGTAACGGGCTGCAGCACGGAAAAGGCGTCGTTGAAACCGGCGAAGGCCAGGGCGCTCTGCCCGGTGAGCACGCCCGCGATACCAAGGCAGAGGGCACACCATCTCTTCAGCCTGAATTTCTGTACGATCACGCTGACGCCGGCCACGAGAAGGAGCGGCATTGCAATCACCATTTGCGTGGCCATGAGGGCGGGATACCAGGCGGCAGCCACAAAAAAGATAAACTGGGCCAGGAAATAGGAAAGTGCGAGATCGGCTACGGTAACGCCGCCATAGACTTTGGCGAGGTTACTTTTGAGTACGGCTTTACAACCCGCCCTCCCGCCGATGGAGTTGCAAACTTCGTTCACAATGCCGATCTGCAGGCCCAGCTCAGTAGTGATGGTGAATATGCCGAGGGTAAGCCCGGCCAACGTAAGGACGCCCCATGTGAGCGGCGCCAGGCCCGGGTTAAAGCTGAAGGCCGCACCCACGGCGGCCAGCACCAGCAAGCCGGCGATGATACCGATAGCAGCGAAAGCATGCTGCCGCTGCAGCAGTTTCGTATTCTCCGGCACTTCCCAGCGGGCCTTTTCGCCGGCAAACAACACGATGCCGCTCCAGTTGTGGCGAAGCTTTTCGTCGGTCTCGAAAGCGGCGGGCCCGTCTACCTGCATCAGGTAATCGCTGCCCCCGTCGTTCACATATGCCAGCAGCGGGTAGTTGAAATCCGGGATGCCCGCTCTTTCACTTTCGACAGCATAATACTGCATACCGCCCATATCTAAAAAGTCGGTAAGCGAAACCAGCGACGGATAGTCAGGATGGGTTTGCAACTCTCTGGCGATAAATTCCTTATGGGTTTTAATGCCGAGGCTTCGCAGCCAGCGTCGGGCAATGTCTTCAAAAATGATTCGAGGGTGCTTTTTCATATAGCGGAATTTGCAGGAAATAACAGTGTCCGTTTACCCGCGGCGGCGCGGCAAACCTGGCAACAGTAATATTCAAAGATGACGGTTCATGCGGGTTCCCGAAATGTGCCCAAAGCCAACTTTTGCGTTTATTCAAATTAGGAAACGCTACTGCAATAATGCTGCAGCGTAAACCGGACCTGTAAGAAAAGTGTATGGCCCGGGGTTGATATTTTCGCTGTATGTTTCGATAAAAAAGAAGGAGCCATGCGCTCCTTCTTTTTTATCCGCCCCTTCCGGGCAAACATCCTTCCTCCTCCCATTGTAGCAAATAAACAGTCAGCAAACATCAAAAAAGAGGTAGTTCCCTTTGCCGCCGCCGTATAACTTTGGTCGCCGCCTATGGCGGGACGGCGCTGTTGAAAGAGCACCAACATGCGGGATTCCGGTGCCGCGTTGCGCCCACCCGGAAAAACAGCAAGATATTAAGCGTATATTAACCTGGCAAATCAACTAATAACATGACATCAAGAAGGAACTTCATCCGCAATTCCACGATGGCCTCTGCCTTGGTAGCGGCCACCCCGGCCCTGGGCTTCTCCATACTTCACAAAGACAAACAGCCGGATGCCCCCGCCGTTATCGGGCACGGCGATTTCAAGTATAAAGTAGATAAAGGCTGGGCGAAAATCGGCGTCAACGGCTACCCGCTGGCCAACTGCCACGAAATGGTGCAGGACAGCAAAGGCCGCCTGATCATGCTGGGCGATCATACCAACAATAACATCCTGATATTCGACAAATCCGGCAAGTTGCTGGATTATTGGGGCAGCGCCTATCCCGGCGGGCACGGCCTTACCATCAGCAAAGAAGGCGGGGAAGATTTTCTGCTCATCACGGACTGTGGTTATTACCAGGACCGGTGGGGCAACGGGAAGGCGCAGGCCGGCCAGGTGGTGAAAACCAAAACGGACGGCACCCTCATCTTCGCGATCGGGCATCCCCGTACCATCGGCGTATATTCGGAGAAAGAGGCATTCAGGCCCACGGAAACGGCGGTGGCCCCTAACGGGGACATCTACGTAGCGGACGGGTACGGCTCCGACTACATCATCCAGTACGACAGCAACGGGAAATACATCCGGCATTTTGGCGGCCATAACAATGCCAATCCCGACCACAACCTGCAAAACGCGCATGGCGTCACCGTAGATACCCGCGACCGCAACAATCCCACCCTCGTTTGCTCTTCCCGTAATGAGAACTGTTATAAAGTGTTTACGCTCGACGGGAAATTCATCAAGCGGATAGACCTGCCCGGCATGTACGTTTGCCGCGCCGTGATCAACGGCAGCAACCTGTATGCGGGGGTATGCTGGTCTAAAGATGCAGCGGGAAAAATGTTGGGCTCATCCGGCTTCGTCACCATCCTGGATGCGGAAAACAAAGTGGTGTCCAGTCCCGGCGGCACGGCCCCGGTATATAAAAACGGGGTATTGCAGCCAACCTTGCAGGCCGCTGTTCCCGTATTCCACCACGGCCATGATGTTTGCATCGACGAAGACAAGAGCATCTATGTCTGCCAGTGGAACGCCAATCACACGGCGCCCGTCAAATTAACGAGGGTGTAACATATCAATACCGATAACAATGGCCTCCGGAATGTGCTTCCGGAGGCCATTGTTATTGTATACCCGTTACATCAGCATATTGGCCGGCACTATTTCCTGTTCAGGAACTCCATCACCATCGGCATGAACCAGTCTGTTCGCTCCAATACCCGCAGGTGTGAAGTATGCGGCATAACCAGCAAACTGACGGCAGGCATCGGTGTTAAATCGCCCATCACCCCACCCCCTAATTTGGTTAACATTTTGGTGGCGTGTTCCATCGTTGTACCATCGGCATCACCGAAAACAAGTAGCAGGGAATGTTTGATGTTGACATAGTCTTTCTCCCAATTCTGAGGCGACATATCCAGCTTCTTCAGCTTTTCCACGAGCCTGGGAAAATGCGCCGGATTGGGCGCCAGGCTGTCGTATTGCTGCTTGAAGATCGTTCCTTCAAACAAGGCGGGTGTCAGCGTCGGCACGAGCGGCTTGAATACAGGCTGAATGCCTTCATCGCTATAAGATGCGGACATGGAGATCATTTTCTTTACAGCCTGCGGATGCCGGATCGCCAATTGCAGTACAACGGCTCCTCCGAGGCTGAAGCCCATTACATCGGCGCTGTCTATTCGCAGATGTTTCAGCAGGGCGGCAACATCGTCTGCCAGGTTTTCGCAGGTAATGTCCCGGTCGATGTCCCCGGTGCGGCCATGCGCCTGAAACTCGGCGACGATCACCTGTCTTGTTCCTGATAACTCCTGCGCGATTTTCCGCATGGGGCCTTCGATGGTCATATACGCCCCGTGCAATAAAACAATGGGGGCGCCGGCGCCGTGAATTTCGTAGTACATTTTCAAACCGTTTACCGGTGCGTATCCCTTTTTATGCACCGCCTTTTGCTGAGCAGTGGCAGACATGGACATAAAGCAGCAGAGGGCAAATACGGTGGTTATTATGCTGGTTTTCATGGTTTTTATTTTGGTTGATATTGAAGCAATACGATCCCGCAGGGGAAAGCTTTTGATTGCACGAGCTGCAGGCCGGTTCTGCCGGTAAACGGCGTAAGCCCCTTCCCGATTGAAGTCGGATTGATGAACAGGTGGAGCTCGTCCACCAGCCCTTCCCCGATCAGGGCAGATGCAAAAGTGGCACCGCCATAAGCGATGATGTCTTTACCCTGTTGTTTTTTCAGCTGGGTGATTTCGTGGGAAAGGGTTCCTTTGGCTAACACGGTATTGTCCCATCCCGGCAAGCCGGGCGTTCTGGAAAAAACGACCTTGGGTGTGTCTGTAAATTTCCGGCCGGCGCTGTACTGGGGATCGTCCGGATCCGCAGCCACGGTAGCCCAGTAAGGGATGAACCCTTCTGCAAGTTTTCGGCCGAGTACGATACAATCGACCGGTTCCGTCAGGTCCGTAACATATTGTTTTATTTCATCGTCCCATTCGTGGGTCATCCAGTCCATTTCGCCGTCAGGGCCGGCGCAAAAACTGTCGAGCGACAGTTGCATTTGCAGTTTTAGTTTTCGCATATTCTTATGTTTTCATAAAAATATGCGGTCGTTCACCAGAGGGGCGTGATTGAAATCACAAAAGCAATTCAGGCGTTCAGGATCTGGCTTCTGGCCCTGCTTAATGCTTCCCGGCTGATGTAGAGGTACTTGGCCAGGTCCGTCAGGGAAACGCTGTTCAGTAATCCGGGCTGGTTCCGGAGCACATGATCGTACCGCGCCATAGGACTTGCCAGCGAAAGTATTTTCAGATGTTCTTCATGCTGCTGCATCAACTGCTGCGTTAGTATGAATCCCAGGTTGGTGATGCGCTGGTTTTTATAACACAGCTCCACCAATGCGTCGTTACCGGTCACCATCACTACGGACGGCTCCATGGCGACGATGGCAAATTCAGACGGGACCTGCCGGTTATAGCTCTCGCAGCTGGCCAGGAAGTCGGTTTCGAAGCTGAATTTCAGTATTTTCTCTTCCCCGTTACTGGCGGAAGTCACGTTTTTAAAACTCCCCTCCAGGATGAAGGCGCAAACCTTCGACACCTCTCCTTCATACACCAGCACCTGGTCTTTATCGAACCGTTTAATGACGGAGATATCCAGCCACTGCTGCCAGTCGTTCTCCGAACAGATGCCGTACCGGGTTGCCAGTTGTTGTATGACTTTCATATATTACAAATATACAATTTAACTACAGCGAACTATCGATATTGTGAAATTAGGGAAAATATGAAGCGGGAACGGAGCGAATCATGAAAAGACCGTAAAGCAGGGTACGCCACCGTTGAAATTTGAATTAAAAATACGCGTTCGCGGCGTATTGTCAAAGGCCCATGAAAAAGGCCCTCAAACATCACCGGTGATATCCGAGGGCCTTTGTATGTAAAAAGTCCGTTCTATTTCTTCTGCTGCGCCAGGAAAGTCACCAGCGACGCCAGTTCCTCATACGACAGTGCATTGGCCAACCCTGCCGGCATCATGGAATTTTTCAGTTCCTTGCGGCTCACGATATCCGATGCCTTGATGGTGGTCACATTGCCGCCGATATCTCTCAGCACCACTTTGGCGGCGGTTTCTTCCGTCACGAATCCCATATAGCTCTTGTTGCCTTTGGCGGTGATCATCACCGTGGCGAAACCCTGGGAAATGGAAGCGTTCGGCTTCAGGATGGATTCGGCGATCTGCTCGCGGTTCATGATGGAGCCTACCTGCCCCATGAATGGGCCTTTCATTTTCTCGCCCTTGCTGATGCTGTGGCAGGCGATGCAACCCTGGGTGGTAAACAGCACTTTTCCTTTGGCGGCATCTCCTTTCAGGTTATTGATGGCCAGCAGTACGTCTTCGATGGACGATTTACCCACCTGTCCTTTCTTATTCTTGATTTTCTCCAGGTCTACCTTCGGTTCTTTGGCTGCTACCGGCTCCGCTTTCTTTTCCGGTGCGAATGCGGCAATATCCATCCTGTGGCGGGCATCGAGGTCCCTGAAGTATTGTTTGCGGGCAGGCCCTGCCTTTACCGCTTCCGCTTTCAGGAATTTTTCGATGGCAGGCGAGCTTTCCCACAGCACGGCTTTGTAGTAAGGGCCGTGTGAATCCGGGCGGGTGCCCCACCACCAGGATGCGTCGTAGGCATCTTCTTTTTTGTAGAGGCGTGCCAGCGTGGTGAGGATCTGTTTTTTCACCTTTTCGTCTTTCGACACGCGGTAGGCGCTCATCAAACCGGTCACCGCTTTCTGATCGTGCATATAACGCAGCGTCCACAGTGCGAGGGCGCTGTTCGGCGTGTTGATATTAGCCACGGCGGCATCCACGGCATGCAGGTTCACAAGGGCCTGCACGGCCAGGTGGGGCAGCACGATCGCCGCATTGGGCGTAGCGTGCGGGCCTTCCGTTTCTTTGGCGGGTGTGGCGAAGGAAGCAGGTACTTTGGTTTGCAGCAGCGCGGTAGCAGCATCCGTGCGGCCCAAACGGCCCAGCCCGATGATGGCGGCAGCCTGCACACGCGGCGACGCATCTTTGAGGCCTTCCAGGAAGGGCGCTGCAGGCACGTCTTTCACGATGCCTTTACGGTCGGCCAACGCCCGCAGGGCATGTTCTTTCACCGCCGCATCTTTTGTCAATCCCGCCAATGCAGGAATGCCTTCAGCGCCTGCCGCCTGTGCGTAGGTATAGATACCGGCCACGCGGGCATACAAAGGCAACTGCGCGTCCGATGCGATGGCGAGTGCGGCGGCAACGCCCTGTTTATCGGCCCGGGCCACCAGTTCCTGCGACGCGTTCAGGCGGGCTACGGAGCTGGGTGATTTCAGCAACTGTGCCAGTTCTTCAACGGACACTTTCGCCAGGTCGGGAAATGCCGTGTACGTCCAGTTATTGGGTACCGCGCGGATCACATATCCTTTGTTCGGGCTGCCGGAATAACCTGCGCCATCCCATGCGGAGAGGAACAGCCTGCCGGAACCGTCCACATCGAGGTCGGTGATCTGGGGGAGTTGCAAAAAGTCTTCTTCCTTCTGGGTGAAGCTGGAACCATCGGGCATTACCCGGTGGATGTACAGCATGCTCCGGCCCCAGTCGGCCATCATCGGCACGTTATTGTATTTTTCCGGCCAGTTGGGCTCGGACATAAACAGGGCCCCGGTGCCGGAACCGCCGCCAACGTCTACCAGCGCGGGTAATATTTCGTCTGTAAAATGTTTGAACAGCACAGGATAGCCATATTCGCCGGACTGGATATGGTGCGAGAACCGCACGTTCCATCCACCGCCGTCGTTGGTATTTTCGCGGGTGAATACGTTCATATACGGGTCGATGGCCACGTCGTACACGTTACGGGTGCCGTGCGTGAATATCTCCATTTCTGTACCGTCGGGGCGTACACGTACGATCCCGCCGCCCAGCATGGTCAGTTTTTTGCCGGAACGGTCGGTGGCGTTATGGAACCCGAAATCGCCCACGGCGATGTAGATCCATCCGTCGATGCCCATCCGGATACCGTTGGTGGCGTGGTCCGTGCCCCGTTCCTGGATGTATTTGGTGTTGCTGAGGTTCTCGATCAGCGGCTGGGCGGGCCCGTCCGCTTTTCCATCCCCGTCTTTATCTTCAAACAGCACCAGGGCCATGCCGGTAGCTTTGCCCGTTTCTTTGGAAAAGGTGGTGTGCAATACGTACACCCGGTTGCCCAGCACCATGATGCCGCGGGGATTGTCCACCACCGCGAATTCGATGTGCTGGTCCATTTTGCCGTCGTTATCCTGGTCGACCAGCTTGAGGATACGGCCTTTGCCGGGGTCTTTCCCCAGCGAGCCGATCATATCCACACCAACAAACACTTCGCCGGTAGGCGCCACTGCAAGGCAGGCGGGGCTGGGCGTTACGTCAGGGCCGGAAAATCTCGTAATGGTTAACTCCGGCGGGTTGGAAGACGTGTTGAGCGTGTTTCCAACGAAACTCGTTGCGCCGACTAATACTGTAAGAGAGTAGATCAGTGGAAGTGAAAACTTAATCATTTGTATGTACTGTTAATTTAATATGGCGTTACCATACGCTTATCAATTCAAAAGAGCGGCCAATATTATAAAAAAATATTTTTCGTGGGGGATTTATTTTTTGGACGGCAGCCAGGCGGAACAGCGGCAATAATCTTCACACTTTAGCCAATATAGCGTTACTTTGCCGTTCAGTCAATACAACTATGGAACATATCCAGGATCTCTTACGGGCCGGACAGATAGCGGAAGCCATCCGGGAAACAGAAACAAAGCTCGGCCTGCTGCCGTCATCGGACTTTCACGGAGTGATCGGCAAAGACCTGCTGCACCTGCAGCCGGCGCTTACGTCGTTTCTGAACCACTTTTATACGGACATGAAGGAGGAAGAAGAGCTGGACATGAAGGCGATGTATATCGAAATGAACAGCTTCACCATACAATACGACCGCTGGTTCCTTCATGTATTGGGCTACGAGTCGCTGTCAGACCGGGACAACCTCGACTGGCTGACGGACTTCAGCGGCGAATCCGAAAAGAGCCTCGTCATCACCGGGTATGAAGCGCTGCAGGAAGCCAATAAAAAATACATGCAATCCGAAGGGTACCGCAACGACGACCTGCGGCAGGCATGTGAACTGCAGGAACTGCTGGTGATCCTGCGGGTGCAGGAACTGGTCAGCCATACCGTAACGGCGGGTAAAGGAAAATTCCCCTGGGCCGACCTTCCCGTATTTGTGGCGGCGCATGATTATGAAGACCTGATGTTTATTACGAAATAAATCCGGGACCCACCGATTTTGCCCACACCACTCACTACCACCACCGTAACAATCTACACAGACGGCAGCTGCCATCCGCCATTGCGCATGGGGGCCTGGGTAGCCATATTGCTGAAAGGGGATGAAAAAACGGTATTGACCGGCACCGCCACGGATGCCACCAACAACAGCATGGAACTGACGGCGGTCATTAAAGCCATTGAATATGTGCTGGCACACTACGCCGGCACAACAAGCCTCACCATCGTGACAGACAGCCAGTATGTAACAGGCCTCCCTGCCCGAAAGGAAAAACTGACCGCCCGTGATTTCAATACCAGGAAAGGAGACGAGCTGCGGAACGCGGATCTGGTAAAAACACTGTTCGGCTATTTGCCGGCGCTTGACATTGAATTTGTAAAGATCAAAGCGCATCAAAAACGGAACGGGGTTGCGGATTACAACGTGGAGGCGGATAAACAGTCAAGGAAGCTGGTGCGGGAAATGGTAAAGGGAAACTGCCTGTAATTTATGCGATTTTATACCTGTCGAACAGTTCGGTCATTATTAGAAATATTCCAACACCTGACGCTCTCCTTTTCGTCAGCCACGAAAACCACTTCGATGCAGCTTCGATATTTTCCATTCCGGCACGCACTCCCTTTCGTATTTCTCTAACGGCCCAAACGGGTGCGCGGGCGCTCTGGCGCGGTTTCTGCGGGCCAGCAGCTATAAAAATTCCATTATGGCCACACAAACAGGACTGATAAAATTCACCGGCCAGGTGGGCGGCCTGATCGGTTATAAAGTAGGCGCCGCATACTACCTGCGTTCCGCCGCGCAACAGGTACGCCAGAGCGCCCGCACCCGGCTGGCGGCCCGCGCCTTCGGGAAGGCTTCCACACTGGGCGCCGCCATGCGCCACGCCCTGAACGGGCAGCTGGACGGCCCTGCCGACAGCGCCGCCGTCAACCGCCTTAACAAGGCCCTGCTGGGCGTGCTGCAGGCGGACGACCTTCACCGGCACAAACGCTTCGCGCCCCGCAACTTCAAAAGCCTGAACGGGTTCTGCTTCAACCAGCACGCGGCCCTCTCCGATGTGATCGCCGTAACGCCGGCCGTACATCGCGACGGGAATGGCCATATACATGTGACCATTCCGCCCATGGAGGCGGGCAATTACAACCCGCGCGCCACCCACCTGAGCATCAAGGCAGTGGCGGTGCACATGCAACCCGGCTTCGACAGGGCGACCTCCACTTCCTCCGGTGCAGCGTTGATCCCCATCGGCCTTCCCGCCCGGGAAATCACGCTGGTGGTTCCGGCGGAAAAAGGCGCCATCAGCTGCGTATTGCTCGAAGTGGTGTGCTGCCGGAAGGAAGGAGGCCGGATGTACCAGCTGCAGAACCGCAAATACACCGCCACGGACATCATTGCCATACTGCCGGGGCGTACCTTGCGGGTGAAAAGAAAAAAAATGCTGCGTACCAGGAACGAAAGGCTGCAGCTGCTGCCGGAACCGCTGGTTGATTTTTATCCCCGGGAATAGGTCCGCTCCTTCCGCTCCGTACTTCCAATCTGCCTATCCCATCCAAAACCGCTCAGCGGATGGCCTCCTCATGCCCCTTTGCTTCGTTGCAGCCCGTTATTCTCCCGCAAACACACACTTTATACCCGCCCCGATGCTTTCCCCACCCCCCAGGCGTCTCATTTTCAACGGAACAACGCCCTTTCAGCACATCTCCATGCCCCCTGCAGGCCAAATCCGCATCAAGTCCACCTGTCACGGTATGTTCACCCGG
Protein-coding sequences here:
- a CDS encoding DUF7133 domain-containing protein; translated protein: MIKFSLPLIYSLTVLVGATSFVGNTLNTSSNPPELTITRFSGPDVTPSPACLAVAPTGEVFVGVDMIGSLGKDPGKGRILKLVDQDNDGKMDQHIEFAVVDNPRGIMVLGNRVYVLHTTFSKETGKATGMALVLFEDKDGDGKADGPAQPLIENLSNTKYIQERGTDHATNGIRMGIDGWIYIAVGDFGFHNATDRSGKKLTMLGGGIVRVRPDGTEMEIFTHGTRNVYDVAIDPYMNVFTRENTNDGGGWNVRFSHHIQSGEYGYPVLFKHFTDEILPALVDVGGGSGTGALFMSEPNWPEKYNNVPMMADWGRSMLYIHRVMPDGSSFTQKEEDFLQLPQITDLDVDGSGRLFLSAWDGAGYSGSPNKGYVIRAVPNNWTYTAFPDLAKVSVEELAQLLKSPSSVARLNASQELVARADKQGVAAALAIASDAQLPLYARVAGIYTYAQAAGAEGIPALAGLTKDAAVKEHALRALADRKGIVKDVPAAPFLEGLKDASPRVQAAAIIGLGRLGRTDAATALLQTKVPASFATPAKETEGPHATPNAAIVLPHLAVQALVNLHAVDAAVANINTPNSALALWTLRYMHDQKAVTGLMSAYRVSKDEKVKKQILTTLARLYKKEDAYDASWWWGTRPDSHGPYYKAVLWESSPAIEKFLKAEAVKAGPARKQYFRDLDARHRMDIAAFAPEKKAEPVAAKEPKVDLEKIKNKKGQVGKSSIEDVLLAINNLKGDAAKGKVLFTTQGCIACHSISKGEKMKGPFMGQVGSIMNREQIAESILKPNASISQGFATVMITAKGNKSYMGFVTEETAAKVVLRDIGGNVTTIKASDIVSRKELKNSMMPAGLANALSYEELASLVTFLAQQKK
- a CDS encoding Crp/Fnr family transcriptional regulator; translation: MKVIQQLATRYGICSENDWQQWLDISVIKRFDKDQVLVYEGEVSKVCAFILEGSFKNVTSASNGEEKILKFSFETDFLASCESYNRQVPSEFAIVAMEPSVVMVTGNDALVELCYKNQRITNLGFILTQQLMQQHEEHLKILSLASPMARYDHVLRNQPGLLNSVSLTDLAKYLYISREALSRARSQILNA
- a CDS encoding cysteine peptidase family C39 domain-containing protein — translated: MEHIQDLLRAGQIAEAIRETETKLGLLPSSDFHGVIGKDLLHLQPALTSFLNHFYTDMKEEEELDMKAMYIEMNSFTIQYDRWFLHVLGYESLSDRDNLDWLTDFSGESEKSLVITGYEALQEANKKYMQSEGYRNDDLRQACELQELLVILRVQELVSHTVTAGKGKFPWADLPVFVAAHDYEDLMFITK
- a CDS encoding NHL repeat-containing protein; translated protein: MTSRRNFIRNSTMASALVAATPALGFSILHKDKQPDAPAVIGHGDFKYKVDKGWAKIGVNGYPLANCHEMVQDSKGRLIMLGDHTNNNILIFDKSGKLLDYWGSAYPGGHGLTISKEGGEDFLLITDCGYYQDRWGNGKAQAGQVVKTKTDGTLIFAIGHPRTIGVYSEKEAFRPTETAVAPNGDIYVADGYGSDYIIQYDSNGKYIRHFGGHNNANPDHNLQNAHGVTVDTRDRNNPTLVCSSRNENCYKVFTLDGKFIKRIDLPGMYVCRAVINGSNLYAGVCWSKDAAGKMLGSSGFVTILDAENKVVSSPGGTAPVYKNGVLQPTLQAAVPVFHHGHDVCIDEDKSIYVCQWNANHTAPVKLTRV
- a CDS encoding alpha/beta fold hydrolase produces the protein MKTSIITTVFALCCFMSMSATAQQKAVHKKGYAPVNGLKMYYEIHGAGAPIVLLHGAYMTIEGPMRKIAQELSGTRQVIVAEFQAHGRTGDIDRDITCENLADDVAALLKHLRIDSADVMGFSLGGAVVLQLAIRHPQAVKKMISMSASYSDEGIQPVFKPLVPTLTPALFEGTIFKQQYDSLAPNPAHFPRLVEKLKKLDMSPQNWEKDYVNIKHSLLLVFGDADGTTMEHATKMLTKLGGGVMGDLTPMPAVSLLVMPHTSHLRVLERTDWFMPMVMEFLNRK
- a CDS encoding vitamin K epoxide reductase family protein, yielding MKKHPRIIFEDIARRWLRSLGIKTHKEFIARELQTHPDYPSLVSLTDFLDMGGMQYYAVESERAGIPDFNYPLLAYVNDGGSDYLMQVDGPAAFETDEKLRHNWSGIVLFAGEKARWEVPENTKLLQRQHAFAAIGIIAGLLVLAAVGAAFSFNPGLAPLTWGVLTLAGLTLGIFTITTELGLQIGIVNEVCNSIGGRAGCKAVLKSNLAKVYGGVTVADLALSYFLAQFIFFVAAAWYPALMATQMVIAMPLLLVAGVSVIVQKFRLKRWCALCLGIAGVLTGQSALAFAGFNDAFSVLQPVTTGYFLAVQAILCLAMQPVKAQLKDDKEKRDHAKDLLRWKRDPLLFITQWERMQQVDTATMPHELHFGNPGAALEIVVACNPFCGPCQYAHRVLDEIYETCKDQVFIKVRFLSMEDRAENIARAVTAIFQCARGLQPGEEVRRMLADWFRYMNMDKWSKRWQYNASLDVKDQLVAHRKWMNEAGVRGTPTFYVNGRKMPKNYILKDLMHLVPILAASEIALQPLPGTACMNDIGY
- a CDS encoding RNase H family protein; protein product: MPTPLTTTTVTIYTDGSCHPPLRMGAWVAILLKGDEKTVLTGTATDATNNSMELTAVIKAIEYVLAHYAGTTSLTIVTDSQYVTGLPARKEKLTARDFNTRKGDELRNADLVKTLFGYLPALDIEFVKIKAHQKRNGVADYNVEADKQSRKLVREMVKGNCL
- a CDS encoding dihydrofolate reductase family protein — translated: MRKLKLQMQLSLDSFCAGPDGEMDWMTHEWDDEIKQYVTDLTEPVDCIVLGRKLAEGFIPYWATVAADPDDPQYSAGRKFTDTPKVVFSRTPGLPGWDNTVLAKGTLSHEITQLKKQQGKDIIAYGGATFASALIGEGLVDELHLFINPTSIGKGLTPFTGRTGLQLVQSKAFPCGIVLLQYQPK